In Streptomyces sp. NBC_00448, the following are encoded in one genomic region:
- a CDS encoding class I mannose-6-phosphate isomerase produces the protein MVDRPEVTVHSSQYDPRPRYPVSDGTVMVGWADAADALGATVRLLAVDGPAAVEWEAVARELTAALAATRPRVTVADVRDAARDWADIRRLTESETLRDDPDFARLAGGSLSDLLGPGALAALASGPEGGTGGGAEGGESGGALRVLVGPGAASAPGVDAVWWADVPKRYAEAAVGRGAGRNLGAPAGQLPSLRRLFYIDWPLQDRHRDATADRIDRWFDVTDTSTPASISGHALRASCRRLARQPFRTLPTFNSTPWGGHWGQEKLGHNPGAANTALGYELIAPESGVLLGDDGDGASSDTGSGIRSGSGTGTGTGRSVEVPFQLVVALAPVDMLGADVHETFGTSFPIRFDYLDTVGGGNLSVHCHPRTDEMRTVFGWPYTQHESYYLMRTSAHSKVFLGLRQDADVDAFHARAHAADAHGEEFDIESYVQTFPAEDGQLYLVPAGTPHGSGEGNVVLEVSATPYLYSLRFYDWLRRDAADRQRAVHVEHAFRNLDPRRSGEAVPRDLVQRPRTVHRGDGWREELLGALPDMFFEVRRLVIDPEGTAEQDTAGRFHVLTVVDGQGVLVTTAAGDRHFVHYAETLAVPASVTAYRVQNQGPDLARLVKAQVA, from the coding sequence ATGGTCGACCGTCCAGAGGTCACAGTGCACTCGTCGCAGTACGACCCCCGGCCGCGCTACCCCGTGAGCGACGGCACCGTCATGGTGGGATGGGCCGACGCGGCGGACGCCCTGGGCGCAACCGTCCGGCTGCTCGCGGTCGATGGTCCCGCGGCCGTCGAATGGGAGGCCGTCGCACGCGAGTTGACGGCGGCCCTCGCCGCCACCCGCCCCCGCGTCACCGTCGCGGACGTCCGCGACGCGGCGCGCGACTGGGCCGACATCCGCCGCCTCACCGAGTCCGAAACGCTGCGCGACGACCCGGACTTCGCGAGACTCGCAGGTGGCAGCCTGTCCGACCTGTTGGGCCCGGGCGCGCTGGCGGCGCTGGCGTCCGGGCCCGAGGGCGGAACGGGCGGCGGGGCGGAGGGCGGCGAGAGTGGCGGCGCGCTCCGCGTCCTGGTCGGCCCCGGCGCCGCGTCGGCGCCCGGCGTGGACGCGGTGTGGTGGGCCGACGTCCCCAAGCGGTACGCCGAAGCGGCCGTCGGGCGCGGCGCCGGCCGCAACCTCGGCGCACCGGCCGGCCAACTCCCGAGCCTGCGGCGGCTGTTCTACATCGACTGGCCGCTCCAGGACCGGCACCGCGACGCGACGGCCGACCGGATCGACCGCTGGTTCGACGTTACCGATACCTCAACGCCGGCCTCGATCAGCGGGCACGCGCTGCGGGCCTCCTGCCGCCGCCTCGCCCGGCAGCCCTTCCGCACCCTGCCGACCTTCAACTCCACTCCGTGGGGCGGGCATTGGGGTCAGGAGAAACTGGGCCACAACCCGGGCGCCGCCAACACCGCACTCGGCTACGAACTCATCGCGCCGGAGAGCGGTGTGCTGCTCGGCGACGACGGAGACGGTGCCAGCTCCGACACCGGCTCCGGCATCCGCTCCGGCTCCGGCACCGGCACCGGCACCGGCCGCAGCGTGGAGGTGCCCTTCCAACTCGTCGTCGCCCTCGCCCCCGTGGACATGCTCGGCGCCGACGTGCACGAGACCTTCGGCACCTCCTTCCCGATCCGCTTCGACTACCTGGACACCGTCGGCGGCGGCAACCTCTCGGTGCACTGCCACCCGCGCACCGACGAGATGCGGACCGTCTTCGGCTGGCCCTACACCCAGCACGAGAGCTACTACCTGATGCGGACCAGCGCGCACAGCAAGGTCTTCCTCGGGCTGCGCCAGGACGCCGACGTCGACGCCTTCCACGCCCGCGCGCACGCCGCCGACGCGCACGGCGAGGAGTTCGACATCGAGAGCTACGTCCAGACCTTCCCCGCCGAAGACGGCCAGCTCTACCTGGTGCCGGCCGGCACCCCGCACGGCAGCGGCGAGGGCAACGTCGTCCTCGAAGTCAGCGCCACGCCGTACCTGTACTCCCTGCGCTTCTACGACTGGCTGCGCAGGGACGCCGCCGACCGGCAGCGCGCCGTCCACGTCGAGCACGCCTTCCGCAACCTGGACCCGCGCCGCTCCGGCGAGGCCGTGCCCCGCGACCTGGTCCAGCGGCCCCGCACCGTGCACCGGGGCGACGGCTGGCGCGAGGAACTCCTCGGCGCGCTGCCCGACATGTTCTTCGAGGTGCGCCGGCTCGTGATCGACCCGGAAGGCACCGCGGAGCAGGACACGGCCGGGCGCTTCCACGTGCTGACCGTCGTCGACGGGCAGGGCGTGCTCGTGACGACCGCCGCGGGGGACCGGCACTTCGTACACTATGCGGAGACTCTCGCGGTTCCGGCCTCCGTCACCGCATACCGTGTGCAGAACCAGGGGCCGGACCTGGCTCGCCTGGTCAAGGCGCAGGTGGCATGA
- a CDS encoding LacI family DNA-binding transcriptional regulator has translation MSTEPDPVTSLTMRDVAERLGVSTMTVSRALRGQRGIGEATRQRVLAEVAALGYRPNKLARGLRSGGPNELIGLVVTNLANPFYSQLAVGVEEVCVRYGARVMLGSTSEDPDVERDVVTDLLDRGVDGLVVVPASHDHSHLGGERLRDTPVVLAASPPMDVDVDCVLVDDFGGTRAACRRLIERGHRRIGFLGLPPSLWTGSERFRGYALALEEAGIAVDERYVSRHRGDSALAQEAARAMLALPDRPTALLTANNRNTVGALLALRDRPADQEPVALAGFDDIELADLLHLPLTVVSYDPAEVGRAAATLLFERQRSTVPLHPRRVTISTTLIDHPVPR, from the coding sequence ATGAGTACCGAACCCGATCCCGTGACGTCCCTGACCATGCGGGACGTCGCCGAACGGCTCGGCGTCAGCACGATGACGGTCTCCCGCGCCCTGCGCGGGCAGCGCGGCATCGGCGAGGCCACCCGCCAGCGGGTGCTCGCCGAGGTGGCCGCGCTCGGCTACCGCCCGAACAAGCTCGCCAGGGGGCTGCGCTCCGGCGGCCCGAACGAGCTGATCGGCCTGGTGGTCACCAACCTCGCCAACCCCTTCTACTCCCAACTCGCCGTCGGCGTCGAGGAGGTGTGCGTCCGCTACGGGGCGCGCGTCATGCTCGGCAGCACCAGCGAGGACCCCGACGTCGAACGCGACGTCGTCACCGACCTGCTGGACCGCGGGGTGGACGGCCTGGTGGTCGTGCCCGCCAGCCACGACCACAGCCACCTCGGCGGCGAACGGCTCCGCGACACCCCCGTGGTGCTCGCGGCCAGCCCGCCGATGGACGTCGACGTGGACTGCGTGCTCGTCGACGACTTCGGCGGCACCCGCGCCGCGTGCCGCCGGCTGATCGAGCGCGGCCACCGGCGGATCGGCTTCCTCGGCCTGCCCCCCTCGCTGTGGACCGGCTCGGAGCGCTTCCGCGGCTACGCCCTGGCGCTGGAGGAGGCCGGCATCGCGGTGGACGAGCGCTACGTCAGCCGGCACCGCGGCGACAGCGCGCTCGCCCAGGAGGCGGCCCGCGCCATGCTCGCCCTGCCCGACCGGCCGACCGCGCTGCTCACGGCGAACAACCGGAACACCGTCGGCGCGCTGCTGGCCCTGCGCGACCGGCCCGCCGACCAGGAGCCGGTGGCCCTCGCCGGCTTCGACGACATCGAACTCGCCGACCTGCTGCACCTGCCGCTGACCGTGGTGTCCTACGACCCGGCCGAGGTCGGCAGGGCCGCCGCGACACTGCTCTTCGAACGCCAGCGCAGCACCGTGCCCCTGCACCCGCGGCGGGTGACCATCTCGACCACGCTCATCGACCACCCGGTACCCCGGTAG
- a CDS encoding ROK family protein, translating to MNSTEAPGAIPVLEVGGSHVTAAAVDPDRAGVLDGTRQRLALRPDTGAEDFLAALADAANRVLAAPALRGRTVGGTWGVAVPGPFDYATGTARYRDVGKFAALDGLPVAEHLAPRLRCGPARLRFLNDAHAFGLGAWRGTGGRGRRLVAITLGTGVGSAFLDRGTPVVAGPSVPPEGRADLLAIGGRPLEDAVSTRALAARYTALTGAPVDGLRGLSARAADGEAVAQVVIDDALHALGGALAPWLAAFEADTLVVGGSATAAWDRLGPPFTAGLTARHPALAALRLAVRRDGEDLALLGAAEHAVRA from the coding sequence GTGAACTCCACCGAGGCGCCCGGCGCCATACCCGTCCTCGAAGTCGGCGGATCGCATGTCACGGCCGCCGCCGTCGACCCCGACCGGGCCGGTGTCCTCGACGGCACCCGGCAGCGCCTGGCGCTGCGGCCCGACACCGGCGCGGAGGACTTCCTCGCCGCGCTCGCCGACGCGGCCAACCGCGTGCTGGCCGCGCCCGCCCTGCGCGGCCGGACGGTCGGCGGCACGTGGGGTGTCGCCGTGCCCGGCCCGTTCGACTACGCCACGGGGACCGCCCGGTACCGGGACGTCGGGAAGTTCGCCGCCCTGGACGGCCTGCCCGTCGCGGAGCACCTCGCCCCGCGGTTGCGGTGCGGGCCGGCGCGGCTGCGCTTCCTCAACGACGCCCACGCGTTCGGCCTCGGCGCGTGGCGCGGCACGGGCGGCCGCGGGCGGCGGCTGGTCGCCATCACGCTCGGCACCGGTGTCGGCTCGGCGTTCCTCGACCGCGGCACGCCGGTGGTGGCGGGGCCGAGCGTCCCGCCCGAAGGCCGCGCCGACCTGCTGGCCATCGGCGGCCGGCCGCTGGAGGACGCCGTCTCGACCCGGGCGCTCGCCGCCCGCTACACCGCGCTCACCGGCGCGCCGGTGGACGGGCTGCGCGGGCTGTCCGCCCGGGCCGCGGACGGCGAGGCGGTCGCCCAGGTGGTCATCGACGACGCCCTGCACGCCCTGGGCGGCGCCCTGGCGCCCTGGCTGGCGGCCTTCGAGGCGGACACGCTGGTGGTCGGCGGCTCCGCCACTGCGGCGTGGGACCGGCTCGGCCCCCCGTTCACCGCGGGCTTGACGGCCCGTCATCCTGCCCTGGCCGCACTGCGGTTGGCGGTGCGCCGGGACGGAGAGGACCTGGCGCTGCTCGGCGCGGCGGAACACGCGGTGCGGGCGTGA
- a CDS encoding YdcF family protein: MHHAPRPCSVAIALGSHDLTVADTTADLYSRDMAPLVVMTGATSPTSAARMPLGEAVHYRRRALELGVPESAVLLESEARNTGENITKSRALLKSTGVEVTSLLLVSKPYEERRAYATLRKLWPSVDAVCASAPMTYDDYVSAIGDEDLVVAMMVGATQRIIIYPERGLIIDQHVPAEIHAAYGRLCDRGFTGRLVRDESRTEPRRV; encoded by the coding sequence ATGCACCACGCGCCGCGCCCGTGCTCGGTCGCCATCGCCCTGGGCAGTCATGACCTCACCGTGGCGGACACCACGGCGGATCTGTACTCGCGCGACATGGCTCCTCTCGTGGTGATGACCGGAGCCACCAGTCCAACGTCCGCTGCTCGCATGCCACTTGGCGAGGCTGTGCACTACCGCAGGCGGGCACTCGAACTGGGCGTACCGGAATCAGCGGTCCTGCTGGAGTCGGAGGCGAGGAACACCGGGGAGAACATCACGAAATCCCGGGCGCTCCTGAAATCCACCGGCGTCGAGGTGACGTCACTCCTCCTGGTCAGCAAGCCGTACGAGGAACGACGGGCCTACGCGACGCTGCGGAAGCTCTGGCCGTCCGTGGACGCCGTCTGCGCATCGGCGCCCATGACCTACGACGACTACGTCTCCGCCATCGGCGACGAAGACCTGGTCGTAGCCATGATGGTCGGCGCTACACAGCGGATCATCATCTACCCCGAGCGAGGACTCATCATCGACCAACATGTCCCGGCCGAAATCCACGCTGCCTACGGACGGTTGTGCGACCGCGGCTTCACCGGCCGCCTGGTTCGTGACGAGTCGCGAACCGAGCCGCGGCGCGTCTGA
- a CDS encoding GntR family transcriptional regulator, whose amino-acid sequence MASKWRELADRLAEQIRDGKYRPGQPLPHIRALVEAGEGSKSTVHMAYKALEAEGLVTSSRGHGTVVRHRTPLKRLGIARYDKAKWRDGDEVAFIADRVASGRPYNRGEQTQTVGLVKGSHLVTSALGLSDGAEVYARARLVKEGHQPTHTLTSYYRPEHVEGTRIVDPSPGPAGRGGGFRVLYDAGYEIDHMQEQLFARMPTAEEAELLKLPASEPVVELHRTTYTADGTVVEFALGLHAASRFAWEYEFDVPDSAQDGERA is encoded by the coding sequence ATGGCGTCGAAGTGGCGGGAACTCGCGGATCGTCTCGCGGAGCAGATCCGGGACGGCAAGTACAGACCGGGCCAGCCGTTGCCGCATATCCGCGCGCTGGTGGAGGCAGGTGAGGGCTCCAAGTCCACCGTCCACATGGCGTACAAGGCGCTGGAAGCGGAGGGACTGGTTACGTCGTCGCGCGGCCATGGCACGGTGGTGCGGCACCGGACACCGCTCAAGCGGCTCGGCATCGCGCGATATGACAAGGCGAAGTGGCGGGACGGGGACGAGGTTGCGTTCATTGCCGACCGAGTCGCATCGGGCCGTCCGTACAACCGCGGCGAGCAGACGCAGACCGTGGGTCTGGTGAAGGGAAGCCACCTGGTCACCAGCGCGCTGGGGCTCTCGGACGGAGCGGAGGTGTACGCCCGCGCCCGGCTCGTCAAGGAGGGCCACCAGCCGACGCACACTCTGACCAGCTATTACCGCCCCGAGCATGTCGAGGGCACACGCATTGTCGATCCCAGTCCCGGGCCAGCCGGCCGTGGCGGCGGGTTCCGTGTCCTCTACGACGCGGGGTACGAGATCGACCACATGCAGGAGCAACTCTTCGCTCGCATGCCGACGGCCGAGGAAGCAGAGCTGCTGAAACTTCCCGCGAGTGAGCCTGTTGTGGAACTGCACAGGACTACCTACACCGCCGACGGCACGGTTGTGGAGTTCGCGCTCGGGCTCCACGCCGCATCTCGGTTCGCGTGGGAGTACGAATTCGATGTGCCGGACTCGGCGCAGGACGGGGAGCGTGCGTGA
- the tgmA gene encoding putative ATP-grasp-modified RiPP — protein MKTIAEQPTAPWGSRRLAPYPTTIRRPHSTVALDPATQLGVFRDRTGQVVEMGAHGTSKGTETSTITNSDSKNDQGHDQDSQQD, from the coding sequence GTGAAGACCATCGCCGAACAGCCCACCGCGCCCTGGGGCTCCCGCCGCCTCGCGCCGTACCCCACCACCATCCGCCGCCCGCACTCCACGGTCGCTCTCGACCCCGCCACGCAACTCGGCGTGTTCCGCGACCGGACCGGCCAGGTCGTCGAGATGGGCGCGCACGGCACCAGCAAGGGCACCGAGACCTCGACAATCACGAACTCGGACTCGAAGAACGATCAGGGCCACGACCAGGACTCGCAGCAGGACTGA
- the tgmB gene encoding ATP-grasp ribosomal peptide maturase, with protein MTEDRPVLVVTEADDLTADMVITELNRRNVPVVRFNPADIGADLTVSARFSTRPAAMTGRVRTPSRSADLTRVRAVYWRRPQWPAFAHLQPDDARFAATQVRFGLGGILYAMDRPLWVNHPLQIAAADYKPAQLALAQSLGLSVPPTLITNDPDEASEFITSTPGDVVFKTLRWTPYTRDGVPVTGWAEPVSAGEIDESIRVAPHLFQARVDKMADIRVLVVGRRTFAVRINSTLLDWRRDYSALTYTVEHIPDRVTTALRTYLEVQGLVSGSFDLAVDRAGNYWWLELNPNGQWGWLETETGLPMSAAFADLLTEARGERR; from the coding sequence GTGACCGAGGACCGGCCGGTGTTGGTGGTCACCGAGGCGGACGACCTGACCGCCGACATGGTGATCACCGAACTCAATCGGCGGAACGTACCCGTGGTCAGGTTCAACCCCGCCGACATCGGCGCCGACCTGACCGTCTCGGCTCGGTTCAGCACCCGCCCGGCCGCCATGACCGGGCGAGTGCGCACCCCGTCGAGGAGCGCTGATCTGACCCGGGTCCGTGCGGTGTACTGGCGCCGCCCCCAGTGGCCCGCCTTCGCCCACCTGCAACCGGACGACGCCCGCTTCGCGGCCACCCAGGTCCGCTTCGGACTCGGCGGCATCCTCTACGCCATGGACCGCCCGCTGTGGGTGAACCACCCCCTTCAGATCGCCGCCGCCGACTACAAGCCCGCCCAGCTCGCCCTCGCACAAAGCCTCGGACTATCCGTCCCGCCCACACTCATCACCAACGACCCGGACGAGGCAAGCGAGTTCATCACCAGCACCCCAGGCGACGTGGTGTTCAAAACGCTGCGCTGGACCCCGTACACGCGGGACGGCGTACCGGTCACCGGTTGGGCCGAACCCGTGTCCGCCGGCGAGATCGACGAGAGCATCCGCGTCGCCCCGCACCTGTTCCAGGCCCGCGTGGACAAGATGGCCGACATCCGCGTCCTGGTCGTCGGCCGGCGGACCTTCGCCGTGCGGATCAACTCCACCCTCCTGGACTGGCGCAGGGACTACAGCGCCCTCACCTACACCGTCGAGCACATCCCCGACCGGGTGACCACAGCCCTGCGCACCTATCTCGAAGTCCAGGGTCTGGTATCGGGGAGCTTCGACCTCGCAGTGGACCGGGCGGGCAACTACTGGTGGCTGGAGCTGAACCCGAACGGCCAGTGGGGGTGGCTGGAGACAGAAACCGGCTTGCCGATGTCCGCGGCCTTCGCCGACCTGCTCACCGAAGCCCGAGGAGAACGCCGATGA
- the tgmC gene encoding ATP-grasp peptide maturase system methyltransferase, giving the protein MTDSTRRRRRLAERLAADGVLVSPLLRAAVEAVPREPFLHPGVFLDEGPVWRPVTASGTAPAAWLERAYRYDTLTTQLDGHLTADQTIEPVAGVPTSSSTAPATVIRMIESLDLQPGHRVLEIGTGTGYSAALMCHYLGADNVTTVELDPQVAQRADTALETLGYSAWTVTGDGLLGHPRNAPYDRVIATCAVRRIPHTWVRQTKPGGTILATIGSWPYGTGLAKVTVDDDGNAEGRIIARSSFMQARAQAVVPIAGDLSARTAYVDSERKTTVPPTLLDDWMPAYVAQLAAPSAQLVRATLSDGTKLLYLFDPERECFAEFTADGNNWTARQGGPLPLWDTIEQALLAWQAAGHPEIDSVRLRVTQAAHRYWIDGAPDLRWEHRLD; this is encoded by the coding sequence ATGACCGACTCGACACGCCGACGCCGCCGCCTGGCCGAGCGGCTCGCGGCCGACGGGGTACTCGTATCACCCTTACTGCGGGCGGCCGTTGAGGCCGTACCGCGCGAACCGTTCCTCCACCCCGGCGTGTTCCTCGACGAAGGCCCCGTGTGGAGGCCCGTCACGGCCTCCGGTACCGCCCCGGCCGCATGGCTGGAGCGCGCGTACCGCTACGACACCCTCACCACCCAACTCGACGGCCACCTCACCGCCGACCAGACCATCGAACCCGTGGCGGGGGTGCCCACCTCCTCCTCCACCGCCCCGGCCACCGTGATCCGCATGATTGAAAGCCTGGACCTGCAACCGGGCCACCGGGTACTGGAGATCGGCACCGGCACTGGCTATTCCGCCGCCCTGATGTGCCACTACCTCGGCGCGGACAACGTCACCACCGTCGAACTCGACCCGCAGGTAGCGCAGCGCGCGGACACCGCCCTGGAAACGCTCGGCTACTCCGCCTGGACCGTCACCGGCGACGGCCTCCTCGGCCACCCCCGCAACGCCCCCTACGACCGTGTGATCGCCACCTGCGCCGTCCGCCGCATCCCGCACACCTGGGTCCGCCAGACCAAGCCCGGCGGCACCATCCTCGCCACCATCGGTTCCTGGCCGTACGGAACCGGCCTGGCCAAGGTCACCGTCGACGACGACGGCAACGCCGAAGGCCGCATCATCGCCCGTTCCTCCTTCATGCAGGCCCGCGCCCAAGCCGTGGTGCCGATCGCCGGCGACCTGTCCGCCCGGACGGCCTACGTCGACAGTGAGCGGAAGACGACGGTGCCGCCGACCCTGCTCGACGACTGGATGCCCGCGTATGTCGCCCAACTCGCCGCCCCCAGTGCCCAACTCGTCCGCGCCACTCTCAGTGACGGGACCAAGCTGCTGTACCTCTTCGACCCGGAGCGCGAGTGCTTCGCCGAGTTCACCGCCGACGGCAACAACTGGACGGCGCGGCAGGGCGGCCCTTTGCCTCTCTGGGACACGATCGAACAGGCGCTCCTCGCCTGGCAGGCGGCAGGCCACCCCGAGATCGACTCGGTTCGCCTCCGCGTCACGCAGGCGGCGCACCGCTACTGGATCGACGGAGCACCGGACCTGCGCTGGGAGCACCGCCTCGACTGA
- a CDS encoding DUF6087 family protein translates to MDDEPLTEWAERRDAKIGRLRALPLLPGDGPRAGHVNPEAPRLIQRWNGHTWEPHAVAANLAEAKRILHPAAHEPPAQAPLPTPNPLRAGTGKHRKSQTPGPNER, encoded by the coding sequence ATGGACGACGAACCGCTGACCGAGTGGGCGGAACGCCGCGACGCCAAGATCGGACGGCTCCGCGCGCTCCCGCTGCTCCCCGGCGACGGCCCACGAGCAGGGCACGTGAACCCCGAGGCCCCTCGCCTGATCCAGCGGTGGAACGGCCACACCTGGGAGCCCCACGCCGTCGCGGCCAACCTCGCGGAAGCGAAGCGCATCCTTCATCCCGCGGCCCACGAACCACCCGCCCAAGCCCCGCTGCCGACACCGAACCCCCTCCGCGCCGGCACCGGAAAGCACCGTAAGTCCCAGACGCCGGGGCCCAACGAGCGCTGA